A window of the Chloroflexus sp. Y-396-1 genome harbors these coding sequences:
- a CDS encoding GAF domain-containing protein, which produces MPEPAHILVVEDDNDIRRIFQVILSRHGFRVSVVTTGEEALSFLQLITPDLILLDLALPGVDGAEITRRIKADRTKPFIPIIIVSAHADLNTSISNLDAGADDVLLKPVDHNLLVARVRALLRLQRAQRSLQQEQRKTELLLHLSRDLGASIDLDVLLTRFLNHLADAVGAIRASIILTGFIEDKILLYSSSQHPASTELQDIVRYGVAGAALRQRSPILITDTRLDSRWLATSDYHQEVRSVAAMPIIRDNRTWGVITLVHHTPGYFTNEHLELLSSVAAQSAVALESARLYRLSEQQKELLAKRAEELRQINELNQMLSELMQMDQLSRLLVQMLHHQFQYPLVALTLYEHNQFVLKALASAERTVPTRLTFGVEQGIIGWVYRYREPLRIDDLSQDARFTPLLPGEAQMRSALSIPVLLAREVFGTIEVRSPHISAFSSNDEAILQAVANQLAIAISNARMFESEQRRIKQLSDINRLSIALTAQFIAPSNLQRIIAAVAQIFQVEQAAMILFGPQPADTIVALSGQSAPNDADLRQLLQQHPYLAAKIARLNQPRYVNVAEQSDLTLLQSFFAARRLKTILMVPLKVKQYTQGVICLDVSQREPLQPAELELTTTVASLIVQILENSRLYRVVNDERSTLNAILQSATDPILLIDSERRLLLANSAAHHQLQIDQKTHWGQIVDHFPTFQAILPFLSRSDPTTIEIEPKPDLHFSVSIAPVQSVDKKALGRVVVFRDISAIKQLEKQERERVRSVFRRYVSPQVAEQLLSAGSDFGTPTERTVAVLFADMRGFTTLTEQIDAHILVERILNRYFTAMTDALYAYDGTIDKFLGDGLIGVFGTPISHPDDPQRVILAAVAMQQAFARLSKIWQEELNLQIGMGIGIGYGSAVVGNIGSEQRQDYTLIGDVVNTASRLCSIAQAGQIIVSSHLAHVLADQSPYPLRELGAVRLKGKQEAHFIYEVVVEQSLARMVNQEQP; this is translated from the coding sequence ATGCCCGAGCCTGCCCACATTCTAGTTGTTGAAGATGACAACGACATCCGGCGTATTTTTCAAGTCATCCTCAGCCGGCATGGGTTTCGGGTGTCGGTAGTGACAACAGGTGAGGAAGCGTTAAGTTTTCTGCAACTTATCACCCCTGACTTAATCCTGCTCGATTTAGCGCTTCCCGGTGTTGACGGCGCCGAAATTACGCGACGCATCAAGGCAGATCGCACAAAACCGTTTATCCCTATCATCATTGTATCAGCGCACGCCGATCTCAACACCAGTATCAGCAATCTCGATGCTGGCGCCGATGACGTTCTGCTCAAACCGGTCGATCACAATCTGTTGGTAGCACGGGTTCGTGCTCTGTTACGCCTCCAGCGAGCACAACGTAGCCTTCAGCAAGAGCAGCGAAAAACCGAATTACTCTTGCATCTATCGCGTGACTTGGGCGCCAGTATTGATCTGGATGTGCTGTTGACTCGGTTTTTAAACCACTTAGCCGACGCGGTTGGTGCGATTCGGGCCAGTATTATTTTAACCGGTTTCATTGAAGATAAAATCTTACTCTATTCGAGCAGTCAGCATCCGGCCTCAACAGAACTACAGGACATTGTGCGCTATGGTGTGGCCGGCGCCGCGTTACGTCAGCGCAGCCCGATACTGATTACGGATACACGTCTTGACTCGCGCTGGCTGGCAACATCCGACTATCACCAGGAAGTGCGTTCAGTAGCGGCAATGCCGATCATTCGCGATAACCGTACCTGGGGCGTTATCACCCTGGTACACCATACCCCAGGTTATTTTACGAATGAACATCTCGAACTACTCTCATCGGTTGCCGCCCAGAGTGCCGTTGCACTGGAAAGTGCCCGCCTCTACCGGTTAAGCGAACAACAAAAAGAGCTGCTGGCGAAACGCGCCGAAGAGCTGCGCCAAATCAACGAACTCAACCAGATGCTCTCTGAACTCATGCAGATGGATCAGTTGAGTCGGCTGTTGGTGCAAATGCTCCATCACCAGTTTCAGTACCCGTTAGTAGCGCTCACCTTATATGAGCACAATCAGTTTGTGCTGAAAGCCCTCGCTAGCGCAGAACGAACTGTTCCAACGAGGTTGACGTTCGGTGTAGAGCAAGGGATCATTGGTTGGGTCTACCGCTATCGCGAACCGCTTCGGATCGACGATTTGTCGCAAGATGCGCGATTTACACCGTTATTACCCGGTGAAGCACAGATGCGATCGGCGCTGAGCATTCCAGTGCTCCTGGCCCGTGAAGTATTTGGTACCATCGAGGTACGCAGTCCACACATCAGTGCTTTCAGCTCAAACGATGAAGCAATTCTTCAGGCAGTGGCTAACCAGTTAGCGATTGCCATCAGCAATGCCCGCATGTTCGAGAGTGAACAGCGCCGAATTAAACAATTGAGTGACATCAATCGGCTATCAATTGCCTTAACCGCGCAGTTTATCGCTCCCTCTAACCTGCAACGCATTATTGCGGCAGTGGCACAGATTTTTCAAGTAGAACAGGCAGCGATGATTCTGTTTGGTCCACAACCTGCTGATACGATCGTTGCTTTAAGTGGTCAATCAGCACCTAACGACGCTGACCTTCGTCAACTGCTCCAACAACATCCGTACCTTGCTGCAAAGATTGCCAGGCTAAATCAACCGCGCTATGTGAACGTAGCAGAACAATCTGACCTGACACTGTTACAATCGTTTTTCGCGGCTCGTCGGTTGAAAACTATCTTAATGGTACCACTCAAAGTAAAGCAATATACGCAAGGGGTCATCTGTCTCGATGTCAGCCAGCGTGAACCCCTTCAACCAGCCGAACTAGAACTAACCACGACGGTTGCCAGTCTGATTGTGCAAATATTGGAAAATAGCCGCCTCTACCGGGTTGTTAATGATGAACGCTCGACCCTCAACGCCATTTTGCAGAGTGCCACCGACCCAATCCTGTTAATTGACTCTGAACGGCGCTTGTTGTTGGCTAATTCGGCTGCCCACCATCAATTACAGATCGATCAAAAAACTCACTGGGGACAGATTGTCGATCACTTTCCAACTTTTCAGGCTATTCTCCCATTTCTGAGCCGTTCTGACCCAACCACTATTGAGATAGAACCGAAACCCGACCTGCATTTTAGTGTGAGCATTGCACCCGTGCAAAGTGTTGATAAAAAAGCATTAGGGCGAGTCGTTGTATTTCGCGATATTAGTGCTATCAAACAGCTTGAAAAGCAAGAACGTGAACGGGTACGTAGCGTCTTCCGTCGTTATGTATCACCACAAGTTGCCGAGCAATTGCTTAGCGCCGGGAGCGATTTCGGTACTCCGACCGAACGGACGGTAGCGGTACTGTTCGCCGATATGCGAGGATTTACTACATTAACCGAACAGATAGATGCCCACATTCTAGTTGAGCGCATTCTCAATCGCTATTTCACTGCAATGACCGACGCGCTCTACGCTTACGATGGCACGATCGATAAGTTTCTCGGTGATGGCTTGATCGGTGTCTTCGGAACCCCTATCAGTCACCCAGATGATCCTCAGCGCGTGATACTGGCGGCAGTTGCCATGCAACAAGCTTTTGCCCGCCTGTCCAAGATATGGCAGGAAGAATTAAACCTCCAGATCGGAATGGGCATCGGGATCGGCTACGGTTCAGCAGTTGTGGGCAATATCGGCTCAGAACAGCGCCAAGACTATACTTTGATCGGTGATGTGGTGAACACTGCTTCGCGACTATGCAGCATTGCCCAGGCCGGTCAGATCATTGTTTCATCACATTTGGCGCACGTGCTTGCCGATCAATCACCTTACCCCCTACGTGAACTGGGCGCAGTTCGGTTGAAAGGAAAACAGGAAGCTCACTTCATCTACGAAGTCGTGGTAGAGCAATCGCTAGCCAGAATGGTCAATCAAGAGCAACCGTAG
- a CDS encoding putative glycoside hydrolase — MVLFARRVIRLWSICILCVIFLISCTSQPVVLTGIVTDAYTGAPIPNATVSIGDLTLTTDDQGRFQTERWRLEDTLALQAPAYEPTSLPLADQPGVGVSGVLTVTITTALRPNTLVGQVIDAYTGQPIRNAEVILNDTEPPLTTTNENGQYTLTDVLETFSITVRADEYASVRETLSRTTTFDVKLRPNILRGQVTNMYTGEPVAGATVKLSDLSVTTDAEGRYVLHGVTETGEIIVEADGFATVTRPFTRTTKLDVAIRPDTLFGQLIDATTGKPVQNAAIIATETLTSTALTFVRINDSIEGRFRLPNLPERGFVQVLAPGYAKRVIPIEPGNMPQQIELEPFYVRGIYITAAVASVPRLVDRFLDLIDRTELNTLIIDIKSDLRDDLGMVYYDSQVPLAKELGLSTPRVDFRSILAKAKERGIYTIARVQLFSHDNALSDARPEWSIRLRSTGEVYADYPGPGIRYAYLDPTNQNVWDYNIALAVEAAQMGFDEINFDYIRFPDWFGTRDEFRDKLLFSEPIDPVGNPGRMYEVILEFMQRAHQAVNAAGAFMSVDIFGRVVNGPSLTIAQDMTRMGEHTDYVCPMPYPSLWWSGLDNIAVPVKYPYETIQIAVRKGGRLMADSYARQRPWLQDHTDPWAPVVVEYGPAEVRAQINATEEQPEAASGWMLYDSANIYKGAFNGAVRPAP; from the coding sequence ATGGTGTTATTTGCGCGGCGAGTTATTCGCCTCTGGTCGATCTGCATTCTTTGCGTAATATTCCTAATCAGTTGTACGTCGCAACCTGTTGTATTGACCGGTATCGTAACTGATGCTTACACTGGTGCACCAATTCCCAATGCAACAGTATCCATCGGGGATCTGACATTAACCACTGATGATCAGGGCCGCTTTCAGACCGAACGCTGGCGGCTTGAAGACACACTGGCGCTACAGGCACCGGCTTACGAACCGACAAGTTTACCACTGGCCGACCAACCCGGTGTTGGTGTAAGTGGCGTATTGACCGTAACTATCACCACTGCCTTACGCCCCAATACGCTCGTTGGTCAGGTCATCGATGCCTATACCGGCCAACCCATTCGCAACGCTGAAGTCATCCTGAACGATACAGAACCACCACTTACCACGACGAACGAGAATGGACAATATACGTTAACTGATGTGCTGGAGACGTTTAGTATTACGGTACGTGCTGATGAGTATGCATCGGTTCGCGAGACACTCTCGCGGACAACGACCTTTGATGTTAAGCTCCGCCCTAATATCCTGCGCGGTCAGGTAACCAATATGTATACGGGTGAACCGGTGGCAGGGGCGACGGTCAAGCTATCCGATCTGAGTGTAACAACTGATGCTGAGGGGCGTTACGTATTGCACGGTGTAACAGAAACCGGTGAGATTATCGTCGAAGCGGATGGTTTTGCGACGGTTACGCGACCGTTTACCCGCACGACAAAACTTGACGTTGCCATCAGACCGGACACTCTCTTTGGGCAATTAATCGACGCCACCACCGGAAAGCCTGTTCAGAATGCAGCGATTATTGCCACTGAAACCCTCACCTCTACTGCCTTGACGTTTGTGCGCATCAACGACAGTATTGAAGGCCGTTTCCGGCTACCCAACTTGCCCGAACGCGGATTTGTGCAAGTGTTAGCACCAGGGTATGCCAAACGAGTAATCCCCATTGAGCCAGGCAATATGCCGCAGCAGATCGAATTGGAACCTTTCTACGTGCGTGGTATCTATATCACGGCAGCGGTCGCTTCAGTGCCAAGATTAGTTGATCGCTTCCTGGATTTAATCGACCGCACCGAACTTAACACGCTGATCATCGACATCAAAAGCGATCTGCGTGACGACCTAGGTATGGTCTATTACGATTCACAGGTGCCGCTTGCAAAGGAATTAGGGCTCAGTACACCTAGAGTTGATTTCCGATCAATTCTTGCCAAAGCGAAAGAACGCGGCATCTACACGATTGCCCGTGTTCAGCTCTTCTCACACGATAATGCGCTATCGGACGCCCGACCTGAATGGTCGATTCGTCTGCGCTCAACCGGCGAGGTGTACGCCGATTATCCCGGACCGGGGATTCGCTACGCTTATCTTGATCCAACCAATCAAAATGTCTGGGATTACAACATCGCCCTGGCAGTTGAAGCCGCGCAGATGGGTTTTGATGAGATTAACTTTGATTACATCCGCTTCCCTGACTGGTTTGGAACCAGGGATGAATTTCGTGATAAGCTCTTATTCAGCGAACCAATTGATCCTGTTGGTAATCCGGGCCGAATGTACGAGGTGATTCTCGAATTTATGCAACGTGCTCACCAGGCTGTCAATGCTGCTGGCGCCTTCATGTCGGTTGATATATTCGGGCGGGTAGTGAACGGTCCGTCACTAACCATTGCGCAAGATATGACGCGGATGGGTGAGCACACCGACTACGTTTGTCCAATGCCGTACCCGTCGTTATGGTGGAGCGGATTAGACAACATTGCCGTACCGGTGAAGTACCCGTATGAGACCATTCAGATTGCGGTGCGAAAGGGTGGTCGGCTGATGGCAGATAGTTATGCCCGGCAACGTCCATGGCTGCAAGATCACACCGATCCATGGGCGCCAGTGGTGGTCGAGTACGGACCGGCTGAGGTGCGCGCTCAGATTAATGCGACTGAAGAGCAACCTGAAGCAGCAAGCGGTTGGATGTTGTACGATTCGGCTAATATCTATAAAGGGGCGTTTAACGGTGCAGTGCGTCCGGCACCGTAG
- a CDS encoding peptidoglycan recognition family protein, with product MNQRTAPSISLLVILAGILTWVLPVAAHPVTDMAQVSSWRLSSVNDWTAGEVNGLLVTNNAGGELRLAADASEGSFISAPFATAFATNAAGAVWRADLVTGTALRLELRARSTPPGNGDDGWGPWLPLVVADEPPATDPDAFTTAAPLALPEDTRYLQLRAIFTSQIPRASAMLNEVTVSYLATQITPPIFAAGLPQRPILFGQPVLTPRPLQISRADWAQLAAARPDRRDPQGIVIHQLAVDVSPATTLAYLRALLVYQTKVLDWDDLIYHYLIDSEGNLFEGRLGGPTSLVRQVSGSDADVQIALLTPADQPPTPAAQDRLVALLAWLTQTYNIAPTTLQPKAGGDGLRPAIAGHFEINSAALDPYPAFRELLPLLRTRIDTTTVRARWYFAEGNTAGYSQRLSLYNPATRPATARITLLPDSGQPIVRELQVPGGGRADLNINEIAPAANSLPAVVEANEAILAERSMALTTDIDSGPGIDRLSRVWYFAEGSTINQTQTYLIIFNPQPSTTRAQITYMRRDGTVFEQEVQIGAQNRLVVSVHDITLPDGSRPLADAHFGMRVIADQPVAVERTMRFGNRGSGLHTGRGIDTLSRRWLFAEGTTEGEFRTQFLVLNPNNQPTNVEAIFRGPTGVAATRRYAIPPRAQLAIDVNEVVPSLGIATEVIADRPVAVERVMSFAGGTAGTISTGVRAPAYRWAFIDGRTNDASYYLCLHNVSPLTSIVTVEVIFGDGTKTNLSIRIPASARYTLALHEAFPGETAVATIVRSNQPIVAERSLYPGGGARGGSTTPGIPLP from the coding sequence ATGAACCAACGAACGGCACCGAGTATTAGTCTGCTCGTCATTCTGGCCGGAATACTGACCTGGGTATTGCCGGTTGCCGCCCACCCGGTAACTGATATGGCTCAGGTATCAAGCTGGCGCTTGAGCAGCGTGAATGACTGGACTGCCGGTGAGGTAAACGGACTGCTGGTCACGAACAATGCCGGTGGTGAATTGCGCCTAGCTGCCGACGCCAGTGAGGGTAGCTTTATCTCGGCGCCGTTTGCTACGGCGTTTGCTACCAATGCGGCTGGCGCTGTCTGGCGCGCCGATCTGGTAACCGGAACTGCGCTGCGGCTTGAACTGCGCGCCCGCTCAACCCCACCTGGCAATGGTGATGATGGTTGGGGACCGTGGTTGCCGTTGGTTGTCGCTGATGAACCGCCGGCTACCGATCCAGATGCGTTTACGACCGCTGCGCCATTGGCGTTACCAGAGGATACCCGCTATCTCCAGTTACGCGCTATCTTCACCAGCCAGATCCCACGCGCCTCAGCTATGCTTAATGAGGTAACTGTTTCATATCTGGCAACCCAGATCACGCCGCCAATCTTTGCCGCTGGCCTACCGCAACGGCCAATACTGTTTGGTCAACCGGTACTAACCCCGCGACCTCTCCAGATCAGCCGCGCCGATTGGGCACAACTGGCCGCAGCACGCCCGGATCGTCGTGATCCACAAGGAATAGTCATTCACCAACTGGCCGTTGATGTTTCCCCGGCCACTACGCTGGCTTACCTGCGTGCCCTGCTTGTCTATCAGACAAAGGTGCTTGATTGGGATGATCTCATTTACCACTACCTCATTGATAGCGAAGGTAATCTGTTTGAAGGCCGACTAGGCGGGCCGACATCGCTGGTGCGACAGGTGAGCGGCAGCGATGCCGATGTCCAGATCGCTCTGCTCACCCCTGCCGACCAACCACCAACACCGGCAGCTCAGGATCGGCTGGTGGCACTGCTGGCATGGCTGACGCAAACCTACAACATTGCACCTACCACTCTACAACCGAAAGCCGGCGGTGACGGATTACGTCCTGCCATTGCCGGTCATTTTGAAATCAATAGCGCGGCGCTTGATCCCTACCCGGCATTCCGCGAACTGCTGCCACTATTGCGCACACGTATCGACACCACAACCGTTCGTGCTCGCTGGTATTTTGCCGAAGGTAATACCGCAGGTTACAGCCAGCGTCTGAGTTTATACAACCCGGCCACTCGTCCGGCTACTGCCCGCATCACACTACTTCCGGATTCGGGTCAGCCCATTGTGCGCGAACTACAAGTGCCCGGTGGTGGGAGGGCCGACCTGAATATCAATGAGATTGCGCCTGCCGCTAACTCTCTACCGGCAGTCGTTGAAGCAAACGAGGCGATCCTGGCTGAACGATCAATGGCGTTAACCACCGATATTGATAGCGGGCCAGGCATTGATCGTCTCTCGCGGGTCTGGTACTTTGCCGAGGGAAGCACGATCAATCAAACTCAAACCTATCTGATTATTTTCAATCCCCAACCCAGCACGACCAGAGCGCAGATCACGTACATGCGTCGTGATGGTACCGTCTTCGAGCAAGAGGTACAGATCGGCGCTCAAAACCGCCTGGTCGTCTCGGTACACGATATAACCCTCCCTGACGGAAGCCGACCGCTGGCTGACGCCCACTTTGGCATGCGCGTGATTGCCGATCAACCGGTGGCGGTTGAACGCACGATGCGGTTCGGTAATCGCGGGAGCGGCTTACATACCGGACGCGGAATTGATACACTCTCACGCCGCTGGCTGTTCGCCGAGGGTACCACCGAGGGAGAGTTTCGCACGCAGTTCCTGGTTCTGAATCCGAACAACCAACCAACAAACGTCGAAGCCATTTTCCGTGGGCCTACCGGCGTTGCTGCTACTCGACGCTATGCGATCCCGCCAAGAGCGCAACTCGCGATTGATGTCAATGAAGTTGTGCCCAGTCTCGGAATTGCTACCGAGGTGATTGCTGACCGTCCGGTGGCGGTTGAACGGGTTATGAGTTTCGCAGGTGGGACTGCCGGAACGATTAGTACCGGAGTACGTGCACCAGCTTACCGCTGGGCCTTTATTGATGGGCGCACCAATGATGCAAGCTACTACCTCTGCTTACACAACGTGAGTCCGCTCACAAGCATTGTCACCGTGGAAGTCATTTTTGGTGATGGTACTAAAACCAACCTGAGCATCCGAATTCCGGCTAGCGCCAGGTATACGCTGGCACTACACGAGGCATTTCCGGGCGAAACAGCAGTAGCGACGATTGTGCGCAGCAATCAACCGATTGTCGCCGAGCGTTCGCTTTATCCCGGCGGTGGTGCGCGTGGTGGAAGCACCACCCCCGGCATTCCATTGCCATAA
- a CDS encoding SRPBCC family protein: MIAYTGATVSARINAPLEALWELVSDVERHPQIAGSGEVQAVTIRDGRPLTVGAVFESQQYMRGIHYVTANRVVIWEPPYRFAWRVGLPAAPGIAQIWMFRLQPEANGTRVTNGVALVYALPTFFPFSLLRKKIGQGYADSMTPTLANLARMVNAPPPADVQVVTEPPSELTAMLPPLLIPGATMLAAALAVVAAVLAVWRRWRQQV; encoded by the coding sequence ATGATTGCCTATACGGGCGCTACAGTGAGTGCACGCATTAATGCTCCCCTGGAAGCGCTTTGGGAGCTGGTGAGTGATGTTGAGCGCCATCCCCAGATTGCCGGTAGCGGAGAAGTTCAGGCAGTGACTATTCGTGATGGACGGCCACTGACTGTCGGTGCAGTGTTTGAGTCACAGCAGTATATGCGTGGTATCCATTATGTGACGGCGAATCGGGTCGTGATTTGGGAGCCACCCTACCGTTTTGCCTGGCGAGTTGGTTTACCGGCTGCACCGGGTATCGCGCAGATATGGATGTTTCGTTTGCAACCAGAAGCCAACGGGACGCGCGTCACCAATGGAGTGGCGTTGGTGTATGCGCTGCCGACCTTCTTTCCGTTTTCGTTGTTGCGCAAGAAGATAGGGCAAGGTTACGCCGATTCGATGACTCCGACCCTCGCAAATCTGGCCCGGATGGTGAATGCACCACCGCCCGCAGATGTGCAGGTAGTCACCGAGCCACCCTCTGAGCTAACGGCAATGCTGCCCCCCTTGCTCATACCGGGGGCAACGATGCTTGCAGCGGCACTGGCGGTTGTAGCGGCAGTGCTGGCGGTATGGCGACGCTGGCGGCAGCAGGTGTAG
- a CDS encoding NAD(+)/NADH kinase: MLERVAVLYNPLSDASIKLSHELADWLTARGVKAIRGVSQEFRDQPQLVADCDLMIALGGDGTVLRAARLCFPHNIPVLPVALGHLSFMAEIGPDEVYSSCEQIMNGGGWFDERTLVRAQLWRNGQKLGQYTALNEVVISRRDLSRIVNVYVTIDDSPITTYHADGVIVATATGSTAYALAAGGPIVDPRSQALVLVPIAAHLTHIPSMVLHEDAVVTMQLRSRHHALLAIDGRENIDLIEGDEVIVRRSPQVCTFVRLRPSNQFYSQLVARLRRS, from the coding sequence ATGCTCGAGCGCGTGGCGGTTCTGTACAACCCCTTAAGCGATGCTTCGATCAAGCTATCGCACGAACTCGCCGACTGGCTTACGGCGCGTGGTGTAAAAGCGATACGTGGCGTATCGCAAGAGTTTCGCGATCAACCGCAACTGGTCGCCGATTGCGATTTAATGATCGCGCTAGGTGGTGATGGTACCGTCTTGCGCGCAGCCCGGCTTTGTTTTCCGCACAATATTCCGGTATTACCGGTAGCCCTTGGTCACCTTAGTTTTATGGCTGAAATCGGCCCTGACGAAGTGTACAGCAGTTGCGAACAGATTATGAACGGCGGTGGCTGGTTCGATGAACGAACGCTGGTGCGGGCACAGCTTTGGCGGAATGGGCAGAAGCTCGGTCAGTATACGGCCCTGAACGAGGTGGTGATTTCGCGCCGTGATCTAAGTCGGATCGTGAATGTTTATGTGACGATTGACGATAGCCCGATTACAACCTATCACGCCGATGGTGTGATTGTGGCAACCGCGACCGGTTCAACCGCCTACGCGCTGGCCGCCGGTGGGCCAATTGTTGATCCGCGCTCACAGGCATTAGTGCTAGTGCCAATTGCAGCGCATTTAACCCATATTCCCTCGATGGTTTTACATGAAGATGCAGTGGTCACGATGCAGCTCCGTTCAAGACACCATGCCCTGCTGGCAATAGATGGGCGCGAAAATATTGATCTGATTGAAGGAGATGAAGTCATTGTGCGACGTAGTCCACAGGTCTGTACGTTCGTCAGGCTCCGGCCGAGTAATCAATTTTACAGCCAACTGGTGGCGCGTTTGCGCCGTTCCTGA
- a CDS encoding ATP-binding protein, with translation MTNQTILVNGKPFFGRVEEQKRFRDALSETINPPSGENPPYVFLVYGDGGIGKSTLSRRFCDIATEKHSLWCPNPYITLWIDWEEARRRLPALQVGHDAIAPETVFDVIVHTAQTQRRGWHGYFTAYHETQQRRASAEHTAHQVLDSATERPELRELRSAGATALAKILRIGSSLAGLPIGNSGEQLAKAFLEAGIQIGAEAAVGLRQRLADLLRAQMGADTYDLLSILSNTWPMRWLMVSDG, from the coding sequence ATGACGAACCAAACCATTCTGGTCAACGGTAAGCCCTTCTTTGGTCGGGTTGAAGAGCAGAAACGATTCCGGGATGCGCTGAGCGAAACGATAAATCCACCTTCCGGTGAAAACCCGCCCTACGTCTTTCTCGTCTACGGCGACGGCGGTATCGGCAAAAGCACGCTTTCACGGCGCTTCTGCGATATTGCGACCGAGAAACACTCTTTGTGGTGTCCGAATCCATACATTACATTGTGGATTGATTGGGAAGAGGCCCGTCGCCGTCTCCCCGCGCTGCAGGTTGGCCACGATGCTATCGCACCAGAGACGGTGTTTGACGTTATTGTTCACACGGCGCAGACGCAACGCAGGGGCTGGCATGGATACTTTACCGCCTACCACGAGACGCAGCAGCGGCGCGCCAGCGCCGAGCATACTGCTCACCAGGTTCTGGATAGCGCCACCGAACGCCCCGAATTGCGAGAGTTGCGCAGTGCCGGCGCTACAGCGCTGGCAAAGATTCTCCGCATCGGGTCGTCGCTGGCAGGTCTGCCCATCGGCAACAGCGGTGAACAACTGGCTAAAGCCTTTCTGGAGGCCGGCATTCAGATTGGCGCAGAAGCAGCGGTCGGTCTGCGCCAGCGCCTCGCCGATCTGCTGCGTGCTCAAATGGGGGCCGACACCTACGACCTCTTGTCAATCCTCTCGAACACCTGGCCCATGCGTTGGCTGATGGTCTCCGACGGATAG